Within Hydractinia symbiolongicarpus strain clone_291-10 chromosome 11, HSymV2.1, whole genome shotgun sequence, the genomic segment attgcaacgtcacaggtttaaacttcgtacccaaagtcatctaaatgacgtttcaggtcaaaattggtatttacttttgacaaaatttggcacagttaacaaaaaagtatgctgaacataatggtgacattataattttgatttttcccacctaaatgtcattttaggccaaaattggtccaaaaattcaaactactttattttcaacaaaatttggcacagttaacaaaagtatgctgaacatgatggtgacatcaaaatttcgattttttgtcaactaaatgccgtttaagacaataaacgtttcaatcgaaagcaatttcttttaaaatgttttattatgacacgtttcgttttgtttgtgtttgttgtaagatataatgtcacttgtgtgctttatcttcagagcttcatgcaccaaacttcttcgaatgtttggcacgataacacaacgaattagcaggaaattcttagagcccctagggctcttgttttatttttaatttattttttagattggAAATGGAGATTGTGTGTGCGATTCTTCATGCTATTGACTTACAGTAGTTTTAGTACATGCTTCGCATTCAACAGAACGTCCGAAAATAAATCAGTGCAGAATGAAACTTATTATCCTGACCCGTGTGAAACAGCGACCGAATCATACCGAGATATCATTTTCGTTTTCCTTCTGGTCTGTGTCTTTATCATTGCTGTCGTTGGAAATAGctttgctgttgttgttataGTACTTTCGAAGACGCTTCGTTCACACCCCACTAATATCTTTATTGCTTCACTAGCCGCTAGTGATTTGGGTGTAACATTCTTCACCATACCTATAACAATAGATGGATATATATACCGTCAAAATTTCTGTTTTCATGAGCTGGTCtgtaaaatgtcaaattttacAGAACTGGTTTTCCATATTAGTTCGGTGTCACACCTATTTGCAATCGCTATTGAGCGATTTTTAGCTATAAAAGCTCCGTTTGCACATCATACTATAATGACGAAAAAGACAACATTTATTTGCGTACTAGCAACTTGGTTATACAGTGTGATTTGGGCATTTCTTGGTATGGTCAACTGGGAAACTGGATCGTTTGATAACGTGAAATTGTTTGATGCAGAGGGCACAAGAGTATGTGCAAATGAGAACCGAATATATTTCACAGTCGTGTATTCTGTGACATACTTAATACCACTATGCATTATGGGAGCGTTATATGCGGCCATTTTGAAAATTGCGCTTAAACAAGCTCGAGCAGTTGCTTCATTGCGCCCACAAAATCTGGAcccaataaatataaaaaataatcagaAAGTTTCCACGAAAAAAACTCAGGAGATGAGAGCTACAAAAACATTAGCTATCGTGTATGGTGCGTTTTTCGTGTGTTGGTTCCCGGTCACAATAATCACGCTAACCTCGAATTGGTGCCCAGAATGTTATGTAAATTTTAGAAACGAAAACAAATTTGCGTTCGAGATGGTTGTGGCACTTTTCATCGAGGCATTGCCACCACTGAATTCATGTTTAAATCCTTTcgtttatatattatttaatagACAATTCAGAAAAGCGTtcaagaatttaattttgaaaatgttgcGGAAACCGAGAAATATCGATAATGACACAAATCGTTCGTTTTCTGGCACGTTAAGTAAAATAAGAAAGCAAACAAGAGAGAGATACAAACCGAATGATGAAACATTCAGTCAACGAAGTGGCAGTCCTATGGTGTTTTAAAAGCGAAGTTCAGGAGTATTCTCGTATTACCACGCTTAAACTAATCTTATCATGTAAATATTGCagattgcatttttttttataacatttcaTTTGTGTCTCAGTCGATAATTCTTCTCTCCCTGATATCCCTGGTGATCCCAACTGAATAATCCGCCCTTTAAACTAGGGCATTTCCTCTTTTTACGTACACCCACCCCTTCCCCCGATTGCATTTGGGACACTTTGCCCCGTGTATATATATACCTGTGCAAAATCCGCGAAATCCTTTAACCTGACTCATCTGCGAAATTAAATCTCTTCGAAGTTAAATCCCCTgcttttgcaaataaaaaaaccaaAGACAAATGCTTAGTGATGCTTTTACAAGTTTGCATTTCTCTTAACAAGACGTACTGGGTGTTTGTTAGTTTTTAAGATCTAAACGAAGTTTAAACGATTATTAATAACTTCTTAAGTTCTCCTTGAACGGTAACCGACGCAGTACGCTAGTTCGTTTtaacctcgttctcagggctTCTcgcctttttcaaaaaaatgtaagcCCTGGGAAGAAAGTTAAACACCGTTTTTCTTCCAATATATTTAACTGTACTGTTTCACTTGCTTGTTAACTTGATTTACCAGCGCAGTAAAAGTAAAATTCGGTTAATCGGGGGGTCGGAATAACAATGAATAGATGACACCAGTCATAGattatttgtaatttttgtcaTATTAATACAATCTTGACTCATCTTTATAATCCAAATTTAATTCAATATTTGTATACAGGCTACTCAACGCATCGATCACTTTTTTCTGTATGTTATCCACTTGTGAAGAAGGACAGTATTCGTCCACGGCTgacctaaaaaaatatatcgttGTTTACTTCGTGGCGAAAgtaaaaaatcaggaaatttttataaacttttatcaATGACAGGTTCTAGTTGACATTCTGTAGAAGAACTGCGcaattcaaaatttatttaaaatttggcgGGGAAAACCTTAATAAATAGCGGAAATTTTCTCCCTCACTCAAGCTCTCTCATCTAGAGTCATAGTTGCGGACTATGTAATTACCCATACTAAGATCATGTACATTTCGTTTCAACGTCCTTGCTTATTTCAGCTTTTTATCACAGATTTAAACGCCTTATATTCGACTCTTATTAACATTATCCATAAAAATTACCTTGCCACAGTTATTAAAGCTGGTGGCGGTAAACATTTAAGAAGGCTGACCATGTCTTCgacaaaacaatttatttcaTCATCTGTACTCAAGTGATGTGGAAGGTCCGTGGTCATACCAGCATTATgaacctaaaaaaatattttttaaagagttTTCACATAGATGAATTTTAATATAATACTGATGTGTAACGACAGTTAACAGTCGCATTAAATATTATCCAATCAAAGGAGACATCTTTGACTCAATGCAGAGATCTTTGCAGAGGTTTTGTGTGTTACATAAAATTAGACATGTTTCTTTTTCACCAACTGACTAACAGAAAGACAACTAACACcaattaacttttaaaaaagttagagaCATACTAATTCCCAGTCGATATCAGGACCTTTTCgttcttgtatttttttcaagaatttaaccaactttttattttcatctGTCTCTGTGCAGTTGGATTTAGAAAATGATTTTATCGTTGCTTCCAGACTCTCAAACTTCTGTTGCGCTTCTGAGACACATTTAGTAAGAGCGTTCTATGAGGAGAAAAAATGTACACCGCTTCGATGCAGAGGTCTCGCCTGATTTGTTTGCTTTAATGAAAGTTGAACTAACAAGACAATAACAAAAATGGTAGCCCGCATAAAGCGTTGCACTTAGAAGAGATTCGTGAACTGctaaaatctataaaaaaaattgtatagacATTTCGTAACTCACTCTCTTCGAAGCCAGTAGGATATACATTTCGATGTATTATTTATACTCACCACATCTTGAAGACAGGTTCTAAAATCTTACAATTTTCGGCCAATCGTCAATTTGGAAAATCCAGATCCACACCAACCAAAAACTGAAACAACAATTACTAACTTTCAAACTCACCTCATCTCTTTTGTCGGCAGGAAATTCGTATTTGTAAATGGATTTTAACTGTTGGTATTCTTCCTAAGGCGAAAACATGGTcacaaaaaaaagcaaaaaaatataaatatactgTGAAAGAAATATTCTGGAAAATGGTTGTGAATATTGTTTCGAGCTTTTATCTGAAGCATTTTTTGACAAAGAAAGACAAAATACTTTTCGAGCGACAAATGCATtcattaaattttatgtttcttCACATCCTGTTAAATTTTCGGCTGCCGTTACAAACAATTGGTTAGTTACCGCGGGTTTGGTGAATATCTAAACAAAACAACACTAACATTTCACTTCTCTTACCTTTGTATAATCCTGTAAAAAAGGATTTGTTACCGAGAAAAAATCCAAATCGATGTCTAAAATATATCGATCACTCGAGGTTGGTAACAACGTAACTATGTCTTGTTTCGTTTCTTTTTCACCTCGTAGTTTATGTTTTTCGACAAAAGATTCCTTTGTTTCTGCTGTTTCCACAGTGTTTCGTTGTTTTCGATGTCCCGTAACATAATTTTTTGATGTATTTTTCCCCAAACACGCACTTTTCGTTTCACTAGTATCGCTCAGTTTTCGCCTTTTTACGTCTGCAACATAACTATTATTCTGATCTGTGAGTTCATCATAACTTTCACTCGATTGTTTCTCGATTTCTCGACAACGAGTGATCAATGCATTCAACTCGATAACAGCTAACGCAATTGGTTTAATATGACGTAATAGTGTAGTCGGTGCATATGTGCAGTCTTCTAAGAAATAATCTTCAGTACAATCAATCCTAAAAAGATATGTATAATAAATTTGCGTTTCACCCGTTATCTTTTTACTACTTTCTCTTGCTTTCTGTATTCTCATATAATTATATAACGCATAGTGCATTGCCATCCGCTAGCAGAGTCTCCACGCATTGTTGACCTTAAAATCCCTCGAACTTTCTGAAAATTAAATTCTTAACTGATATACTTAGGTGTCGACAATACAATATACCCTTGACAGTTGTGTAAAGCAAGTAACACCCGATTTTAACTCAATTTTAATTTGATGACTTTTCCATGAGTAGAGTCAAAATTGGGTTCGTAGAGATTATTAAGTTTTCCGTAGGTACTCGTAGGTGAGATTTTTGGTGGCAATGTATAATTATCCGAATCATGGAATTAcccaaacaaaaaaatcacacaCTTAAAGCTATATCTTGAACCCACCTTTGTCTTACCTAAGCTTTCCATTGATGTGTTCTTCTCCCACATTAACATCCACCACTGTCTCCTCTATTTGTTTAGCCCAAGGTGGCTTGACCCATGTCAAACAACGCAAGTGTCCTGCATATACTAATGGCAGTATCCAATCAGCGATGTCGAGATCATTATACATTTTCTCTTTACTATAACAATCTTCAGCACATAAACGGTGTGGAAAGGCCAGGTCGGGATGTGAATCGAAGTGTACCATTTTTAAATTCTCATAAGGTAATCGTTTCGTTGCGATATATCGGTGTATAAATTCGAGCACTTCCTGATGGAATTCACATACCATAACAGGAATTGAGTGTTTATTTCTGTTCATTTCATTTGTCTCTTTAAAGAAAGTAAttgtatatatttgtataaaatataAGGATAACTGATTGACCCATCAAGGTTATTTAGGCTCAGCTCACAGTATTGTACTTTAGCACTGCTTCATTTTTATCATTATATTCTaccgtgaaaaaaaattatattataaatattaaaaaaaactcttctttctatatatttttaaaatgcatgaATATTGCTCTTCAAAAATATCTTGCGTTCAGTGACCACGAACTAAGATAagaggaaaaaaagatgcagttCTTCTCATTTCATTTTACTTTtcaatataatttaattttactagaaacaaaaaaagtacataaacaTTATACAAGAGCTCATGAAACTGCCCATATTTGTATTTTCGCAACTATAAAGCACAAGTTGTGTAATTTTATCACTATGATGAAgacttcaaaaaaaaagaagttttaagtGGAAATGATCCTTTTCAAATAGCTTTGAATAATTCAACTCAAGAGATTGCAAAACTCATCTGACTGATTTCACATGTAgtgtgataaaataaaaattaaataaaagtaaCATAGAAATAtgagtaaataaaaacaaataaaaacaaatccaaTTTCTTCTTTCCCTATTTCTCTGCTACTCACAATTTCATTCACACACAACCTGTAACCTAGAGAGGTACAAGTTAACAAAACATTCTCGCTACCCAGCATCGGAATCCTCAAGCTCATTCGATCTTCTGAATATCAATAAACGTCATTTCTCCGACACATCACAGACTTTGTCCACAACGAGGCTAAAACAATATGGCTACCAATAGCTATACGGTATCGTTTTCACATCACTGGTTGTCGTAACAAGTACTATTTTCTCTACTTGTTGTTGGCAACACGACAAACTTTTTCAGTTGATGTGGCTATTTCAGCAGCCTTCAAAACAAAAACGATATCGTTCAGAACAAAGAAATCTCTGTGCAAATCTCCTTCGCACAAATATGGCAATCTTGTGAATTTGACAACTTCTAATCCTGCCTGTGGAAACACTTCGTCGTGCAAACTCACAACTTGCTCTTCGATAGTTTTGCCACATATGGGAAGAACCTCTGATGACGGTCCAAACGTTACTCCTAAACACAATTTATAGAAACGTCTGCAACCAGCTGTAAATTCTAATACAACAAAATAGCAAGCACTTTCTGTTGATGTAAACGAGAAAGAACGGAAGAGTTTAATTCGCAAGGAAGGCATTTAAACGgagaaaaaactaatttaaaagtaaaactggAATTTGGTTTTTCTAGAAGACTTAACTGCACTCCAATGACATTTAGCTTTGATGTGCCAAACCCTTACACAAGACGAGTCTGGTAAGGAGTTTGCCTATTTTGTGTGTCAAAGCTAGTCGGAAGTGTAAAGGACTAGTTCTTTCTTTCTAAGCTGACgagttttaaagatgtttttcaTATAAATACTTGGAAAATGCGGTGTCGGTTATCGTAAAACTTGACCCTTACCTGGCGAACTGATATTTTTCGGTGACATCTTCCTGTTGTTTATACATTAGTGAAGTGCTAATGTATATTGAAAAAAGtccttcttcatttttttcagTTAATTGGCAACTGCAAATACTAACTTACAATTCTTTCCATGTACTAATAGATTTATATTCATTATCAAATTAGAAGTTTCGAATGAAAAAAACTGagcttaaaaaagaaaaagcaacagGAAACAAAGCAATCATTGTTTATACAGGTGAAAAAAACTTAACCTGCAAAAGATGTGTATTTTTACATATCCTAtgcaaaaagaaagaaacacaATACGTTTAAAAAAGCCCTAATTCGattaaattttcaaagaaaaacacaaaacatacaAAAACAGGAGAATCAATGTcttgaaataaattcttttttaacctATGTATACAAAATGAAGCAGAGAATGATAGAAGAACAGTGatatgtattttataaaaaatagagGCTGGTAATCTTATttaacttataaacaaaaaaatattttttaaaaagggggTTACaagttgtaaataaaaaaatactcgAATAAAAGTTGGACATGTTTCCTATATCATTATTCGTCATTGTCATGCTTGCATTGacaaattttttacaaacaaaagACGCCTGTCAACCTGGAATTAAACTTGT encodes:
- the LOC130613813 gene encoding octopamine receptor beta-2R-like; amino-acid sequence: MDWKWRLCVRFFMLLTYSSFSTCFAFNRTSENKSVQNETYYPDPCETATESYRDIIFVFLLVCVFIIAVVGNSFAVVVIVLSKTLRSHPTNIFIASLAASDLGVTFFTIPITIDGYIYRQNFCFHELVCKMSNFTELVFHISSVSHLFAIAIERFLAIKAPFAHHTIMTKKTTFICVLATWLYSVIWAFLGMVNWETGSFDNVKLFDAEGTRVCANENRIYFTVVYSVTYLIPLCIMGALYAAILKIALKQARAVASLRPQNLDPINIKNNQKVSTKKTQEMRATKTLAIVYGAFFVCWFPVTIITLTSNWCPECYVNFRNENKFAFEMVVALFIEALPPLNSCLNPFVYILFNRQFRKAFKNLILKMLRKPRNIDNDTNRSFSGTLSKIRKQTRERYKPNDETFSQRSGSPMVF
- the LOC130613812 gene encoding UPF0489 protein C5orf22 homolog → MNRNKHSIPVMVCEFHQEVLEFIHRYIATKRLPYENLKMVHFDSHPDLAFPHRLCAEDCYSKEKMYNDLDIADWILPLVYAGHLRCLTWVKPPWAKQIEETVVDVNVGEEHINGKLRIDCTEDYFLEDCTYAPTTLLRHIKPIALAVIELNALITRCREIEKQSSESYDELTDQNNSYVADVKRRKLSDTSETKSACLGKNTSKNYVTGHRKQRNTVETAETKESFVEKHKLRGEKETKQDIVTLLPTSSDRYILDIDLDFFSVTNPFLQDYTKEEYQQLKSIYKYEFPADKRDENALTKCVSEAQQKFESLEATIKSFSKSNCTETDENKKLVKFLKKIQERKGPDIDWELVHNAGMTTDLPHHLSTDDEINCFVEDMVSLLKCLPPPALITVARSAVDEYCPSSQVDNIQKKVIDALSSLYTNIELNLDYKDESRLY